One genomic window of Motacilla alba alba isolate MOTALB_02 chromosome 1, Motacilla_alba_V1.0_pri, whole genome shotgun sequence includes the following:
- the LOC119698475 gene encoding LOW QUALITY PROTEIN: oligodendrocyte transcription factor 2-like (The sequence of the model RefSeq protein was modified relative to this genomic sequence to represent the inferred CDS: inserted 4 bases in 3 codons; deleted 3 bases in 2 codons): MDSDASLVSSRPSSPEPDDLFLTARNKGGGGGFTGGTVSSSTQSDSPPXLSAELRSAMSAAGGGGGDKLGFKSSSSSSSSSSSSSXKKDKKLMTEPELQQLRLKINSRERKRMHDLNIAMDGLREVMPYAHGPSVRKLSKIATLLLARNYILMLTNSLEEMKRLVSEIYGGHHAGFHPAACPGGMGAHSAPLPGHPXGHPASHPVHHPILPPAAVSSASLPGSGLSAVSSIRPPHGLLKSPSAAAAAAAAAPLGSGFQHWGGMPCPCSMCQVSPAAHHVSGMGTASLPR; the protein is encoded by the exons ATGGACTCGGACGCCAGCCTGGTTTCCAGCCGCCCGTCCTCCCCGGAGCCCGATGACCTCTTCCTCACGGCCAGGAATaagggcggcggcgggggcttCACGGGCGGCACCGTGTCCAGCTCCACGCAGAGCGACTCCCCGC AGCTGAGCGCCGAGCTGCGCAGCGCCATGAGCGCTGcggggggtggtggtggt gacAAGCTGGGCTTCAAGTCCTCGTCGTCGTCCTCGTCGTCGTCgtcctcttcct tcaagAAGGACAAGAAGCTGATGACGGAGccggagctgcagcagctgcggCTGAAGATCAACAGCCGGGAGCGCAAGCGGATGCACGACCTGAACATCGCCATGGACGGGCTGCGGGAGGTGATGCCCTACGCGCACGGCCCGTCCGTGCGCAAGCTCTCCAAGATCGCCACGCTCCTCCTGGCGCGCAACTACATCCTGATGCTCACCAACTCCCTGGAGGAGATGAAGCGCCTGGTCAGCGAGATCTACGGCGGCCACCACGCCGGCTTCCACCCCGCCGCCTGCCCCGGCGGCATGGGCGCGCACTCGGCGCCGCTGCCCGGCCACCC GGGCCACCCGGCCTCGCACCCCGTGCACCACCCCATCCTGCCCCCCGCCGCCGTCTCCAGCGCCTCCCTGCCCGGCTCCGGCCTCTCGGCCGTCAGCTCCATCCGGCCCCCGCACGGGCTCCTCAAGTCGccctcggccgccgccgccgccgccgccgccgccccgctgGGCAGCGGCTTCCAGCACTGGGGGGGGATGCCGTGCCCCTGCAGCATGTGCCAGGTGTCG CCCGCCGCCCACCACGTCTCCGGCATGGGCACGGCCAGCCTGCCCAGATAG